The genomic DNA GCCGCGCCGGCGCGGCCGGGCTTGCGCGCCGTGGCGCGGGGCCGGGCCTTGACGCTGGCGGTCGGCGTGCCCAGGTATCCCATCACCGCATCCACCACCGCCCCTTCCAGTTGCCGCGGATCGAACCCGGCTGGCGGCTCCAGCGCCACCGCGTGTACCAGCGACTCCATGATGCGCAACACCACGTAGGTCGCCAGCTCGCGATCCTGCTGCGCGATCTCTGCGCGATGCAGCTCCAGCAGGTGGCGCATGCGGCGGTGGATGTCCTGGTCGGCGCGGCTGTGATCGCGCGGCTGGTCGAACAGCGGGAATTCGCGTTCCAGCACGCGGTGCAGCGCCGGCTCCAGCAGGTGCGCGCGCAGCGAGGCGGCGACGATGGCCGCGACCCGCTCGCGCAGCGTGGCCGCGGGGTTGCCGTCCAGCACCTCGTCGATCAGCGCCAGCATCTGCTTGTCGTGGCGGTCGTGCAGCGCCGCGATCAGCGCGTTCTTGTTCGGGAAGTACTGGTACAGCGAACCGACGCTGACCCCGGCTGTCTCGGCGATCCGGTTGGTGTTGGTGCCGGCGTAGCCGTACTCGGCCAGAACGCGAGCTGTTGCCTGCAGGATGGTGTCCACGGTCTGTTGCGAACGCTGCTGGCGCGGCGATTTACGGGGC from Achromobacter xylosoxidans includes the following:
- a CDS encoding TetR/AcrR family transcriptional regulator; the encoded protein is MTAIPQPRKSPRQQRSQQTVDTILQATARVLAEYGYAGTNTNRIAETAGVSVGSLYQYFPNKNALIAALHDRHDKQMLALIDEVLDGNPAATLRERVAAIVAASLRAHLLEPALHRVLEREFPLFDQPRDHSRADQDIHRRMRHLLELHRAEIAQQDRELATYVVLRIMESLVHAVALEPPAGFDPRQLEGAVVDAVMGYLGTPTASVKARPRATARKPGRAGAA